A part of Homoserinibacter sp. YIM 151385 genomic DNA contains:
- a CDS encoding sugar ABC transporter substrate-binding protein, with protein sequence MKHLTRKILTLGIAAATVTALGGCSTAAGGGDGDGYRVAYIARAQVDSFAAWLANEMKAEAENYDDITLEVFDGQANDEIENTQIENAIANGFDAIIIQANNGEAQRPYIEQAVQAGIVTITTNPRVEDIEGANSVDASPYDQGAGVAQLGVEQIPENAKVVVLNGPGGNFHSTERRNAWQAEFFDKRPDVEIVAEDIANWNKDEALTLMEDWVLANGKVDAIISMNDNMAAGALEAVKGNADFADVLAYGVDGTPEATLLIQDGTMTATTLQNAQELAELNMKAVHDLLTGAEDSVNVDIGNPVITKENAAEYVELYTEAGLIK encoded by the coding sequence GTGAAGCACCTCACCCGCAAGATCCTGACCCTCGGCATCGCCGCGGCGACCGTCACCGCCCTCGGCGGCTGCTCGACCGCAGCCGGCGGCGGAGACGGCGACGGCTACCGCGTCGCCTACATCGCCCGCGCGCAGGTCGACTCGTTCGCCGCCTGGCTCGCGAACGAGATGAAGGCCGAGGCCGAGAACTACGACGACATCACCCTCGAGGTCTTCGACGGCCAGGCCAACGACGAGATCGAGAACACCCAGATCGAGAACGCGATCGCCAACGGCTTCGACGCGATCATCATCCAGGCCAACAACGGCGAGGCGCAGCGCCCGTACATCGAGCAGGCCGTCCAGGCGGGCATCGTCACCATCACGACGAACCCCCGCGTCGAGGACATCGAGGGCGCCAACTCGGTCGACGCGAGCCCCTACGACCAGGGTGCGGGCGTCGCGCAGCTCGGCGTCGAGCAGATCCCCGAGAACGCGAAGGTCGTGGTCCTCAACGGCCCCGGCGGCAACTTCCACTCGACGGAGCGCCGCAACGCCTGGCAGGCCGAGTTCTTCGACAAGCGCCCCGACGTCGAGATCGTCGCGGAGGACATCGCGAACTGGAACAAGGACGAGGCCCTCACCCTCATGGAGGACTGGGTGCTCGCCAACGGGAAGGTCGACGCGATCATCTCGATGAACGACAACATGGCCGCGGGCGCGCTCGAGGCCGTGAAGGGCAACGCCGACTTCGCCGACGTCCTCGCCTACGGCGTCGACGGCACCCCCGAGGCGACCCTCCTCATCCAGGACGGCACCATGACGGCCACCACGCTCCAGAACGCGCAGGAGCTCGCCGAGCTCAACATGAAGGCGGTCCACGACCTCCTCACGGGCGCGGAGGACTCGGTGAACGTCGACATCGGCAACCCCGTCATCACCAAGGAGAACGCCGCCGAGTACGTCGAGCTGTACACGGAGGCCGGCCTCATCAAGTAG
- a CDS encoding SDR family NAD(P)-dependent oxidoreductase, translated as MTVIDRFDLTGRTALVTGATRGLGRAFATALAEAGADIVVHGRDAAAAEEVAAELRALGRQAHVVIGDLTSAEGAEAVVAEATAAAGEVDILVNNAGACIHRPALEVTDEEWAHVMDTNVTALWRMSQAVGRQMVGRQAGVIVNVGSISAQIVNRPQHQPAYNASKAAVHQLTKSLAAEWGTQGVRVNAIAPGYIKTDMSPVDEPAYRRMWIEDSAMQRYATPDELGGAMVFLASDASSFVTGSVLVIDGGYTLY; from the coding sequence GTGACCGTCATCGACCGCTTCGACCTCACCGGGCGCACCGCCCTCGTCACGGGCGCCACCCGCGGCCTCGGCCGCGCCTTCGCGACCGCCCTCGCCGAGGCCGGCGCCGACATCGTCGTCCACGGACGCGATGCCGCCGCCGCCGAGGAGGTCGCGGCCGAGCTGCGCGCCCTCGGCCGCCAGGCGCATGTCGTCATCGGCGACCTCACGAGCGCCGAGGGCGCCGAGGCCGTCGTCGCCGAGGCGACCGCCGCCGCGGGCGAGGTCGACATCCTCGTCAACAACGCCGGCGCCTGCATCCACCGCCCCGCCCTCGAGGTGACCGACGAGGAGTGGGCGCACGTCATGGACACCAACGTGACCGCGCTCTGGCGGATGTCGCAGGCCGTGGGCCGCCAGATGGTGGGCCGGCAGGCGGGCGTCATCGTCAACGTCGGCTCGATCTCGGCGCAGATCGTCAACCGCCCCCAGCACCAGCCGGCCTACAACGCCTCGAAGGCGGCCGTGCACCAGCTCACGAAGTCGCTCGCGGCCGAGTGGGGCACCCAGGGCGTGCGCGTCAACGCGATCGCCCCCGGCTACATCAAGACCGACATGTCGCCCGTCGACGAGCCCGCCTACCGCCGCATGTGGATCGAGGACTCGGCCATGCAGCGCTACGCGACCCCCGACGAGCTCGGCGGCGCGATGGTGTTCCTCGCCTCCGACGCCTCGAGCTTCGTGACGGGCTCGGTGCTCGTCATCGACGGCGGGTACACCCTCTACTGA
- the menD gene encoding 2-succinyl-5-enolpyruvyl-6-hydroxy-3-cyclohexene-1-carboxylic-acid synthase: protein MTRSPASELASALLGELVRRGLRDLVVCPGSRSQALALAAARFEQAGLLRLHVRIDERVAGFLALGLAVETGVPAAVVVTSGTAVANLHPAVLEASHAGIPLLVLSADRPEELRGIGSNQTTVQPGIFAGAVRRELDVPAPDDATPIAELAAALAEEALGETTGPVHLNLAFREPLSGAVSLPDLDPGEWAPASPAGETVVLEPGPGTVVVAGAGAGAEAEELAHRLGAPLIAEVASGARFGPNLVVAYRRLLGTANFGDRVERVVVLGHPTLSREVPALIARRGVETIVVTRPGVERYDPGHAVARFADAVEVSDAELPPERARAARAWVGRWVQASRALLERDPAEAGPSSSIGTDYRERAAFAKEQLAHLRAQVSRRDLVEAVWAASWPHDRLVLGASRLIREADMAVPGKKLRVHANRGLAGIDGTVATAMGIALASQDAGEGDAASSRGTTRVLLGDLALLHDVGALLVGEGERSPRIQVIVGNDGGGTIFDGLEVAGSADRAHFDRVMLTPQRVELASLAAAYGWEHRLVATRGDLEQALTATPGRVILEVPLAR, encoded by the coding sequence ATGACCCGATCCCCGGCCTCCGAGCTCGCGTCGGCGCTGCTCGGCGAGCTCGTCCGCCGCGGCCTCCGCGATCTCGTCGTGTGCCCCGGCTCCCGCTCGCAGGCGCTCGCGCTGGCGGCCGCGCGCTTCGAGCAGGCGGGGCTGCTGCGGCTTCACGTCCGCATCGACGAGCGCGTCGCCGGCTTCCTCGCGCTCGGCCTCGCGGTCGAGACCGGGGTGCCCGCGGCGGTCGTCGTGACCTCGGGCACGGCGGTCGCGAATCTGCATCCGGCGGTCCTGGAGGCCTCGCACGCCGGCATCCCGCTGCTGGTCCTCTCAGCCGATCGGCCGGAGGAGCTGCGCGGCATCGGCTCGAACCAGACGACGGTGCAGCCCGGCATCTTCGCGGGCGCCGTGCGGCGCGAACTCGACGTGCCCGCGCCCGACGACGCGACCCCGATCGCGGAGCTCGCCGCCGCCCTCGCCGAGGAGGCCCTGGGGGAGACGACGGGTCCCGTGCACCTCAACCTCGCCTTCCGGGAGCCGCTCTCGGGCGCCGTCTCGCTGCCGGACCTCGACCCGGGGGAGTGGGCCCCCGCATCCCCGGCCGGCGAGACCGTCGTGCTGGAGCCCGGGCCCGGCACGGTCGTCGTCGCGGGTGCGGGCGCCGGCGCCGAGGCGGAGGAGCTCGCGCACCGGCTCGGCGCCCCCCTCATCGCGGAGGTCGCGAGCGGCGCGCGCTTCGGCCCCAACCTCGTCGTCGCCTACCGCCGGCTGCTCGGCACCGCGAACTTCGGCGACCGGGTCGAGCGGGTCGTCGTGCTCGGCCACCCGACGCTGAGCCGCGAGGTGCCGGCCCTCATCGCCCGCCGAGGGGTCGAGACGATCGTCGTGACGCGGCCCGGCGTCGAGCGCTACGACCCGGGGCACGCGGTCGCGCGCTTTGCCGACGCCGTCGAGGTCTCGGATGCGGAGCTCCCGCCGGAGCGCGCCCGCGCCGCCCGCGCCTGGGTCGGCCGATGGGTGCAGGCCTCCCGCGCCCTCCTCGAGCGCGATCCCGCCGAGGCCGGGCCCTCCTCGAGCATTGGCACCGACTACCGCGAGCGCGCCGCCTTCGCGAAGGAGCAGCTCGCCCACCTCCGTGCGCAGGTGAGCCGACGCGATCTCGTCGAGGCGGTCTGGGCGGCGAGCTGGCCGCACGACCGGCTCGTGCTCGGCGCGAGCCGCCTCATCCGCGAGGCCGACATGGCGGTCCCCGGCAAGAAGCTGCGGGTCCACGCGAACCGCGGGCTCGCCGGCATCGACGGCACGGTCGCGACGGCCATGGGCATCGCCCTCGCCTCGCAGGATGCGGGGGAGGGGGATGCGGCGTCCTCGCGCGGGACGACGCGGGTCCTCCTCGGCGACCTCGCGCTGCTCCACGACGTCGGCGCGCTGCTCGTCGGCGAGGGGGAGCGCTCGCCGCGCATCCAGGTCATCGTCGGCAACGACGGCGGCGGCACCATCTTCGACGGCCTCGAGGTCGCGGGGTCCGCCGACCGGGCGCACTTCGACCGCGTCATGCTCACGCCGCAGCGGGTCGAGCTCGCGTCGCTCGCCGCGGCCTACGGGTGGGAGCACCGGCTCGTCGCCACCCGGGGCGATCTCGAGCAGGCGCTCACCGCGACGCCGGGCCGTGTCATCCTCGAGGTCCCGCTCGCCCGTTGA
- a CDS encoding PLD nuclease N-terminal domain-containing protein, which yields MARLWAILGFISVALTIFAIVDIIMIDESRVRGLPKWAWVLICLLLGVGPILWFIIGRERLEQRQHGRYPERKRSSAPDDDPAFLERIGRDHDRDERIRDLERRLAELDEDGSGAAAAGGDAAGPGAPDGPSRGEKPDDETGGAAGGARA from the coding sequence ATGGCACGACTGTGGGCGATTCTCGGCTTCATCTCGGTCGCCCTCACGATCTTCGCGATCGTCGACATCATCATGATCGACGAGAGCCGGGTCCGCGGGCTCCCCAAGTGGGCGTGGGTGCTCATCTGCCTGCTCCTCGGCGTGGGCCCGATCCTCTGGTTCATCATCGGCCGCGAGCGGCTCGAGCAGCGCCAGCACGGGCGCTATCCGGAGCGGAAGCGCTCTTCGGCGCCGGACGACGACCCCGCCTTCCTCGAGCGGATCGGCCGCGACCACGATCGCGACGAGCGCATCCGCGACCTCGAGCGCCGCCTCGCCGAGCTCGATGAGGACGGGTCGGGCGCGGCGGCGGCCGGCGGCGACGCGGCCGGGCCTGGCGCTCCCGACGGCCCTTCCCGGGGCGAGAAGCCCGACGACGAGACCGGCGGCGCCGCGGGCGGCGCGCGGGCCTGA
- a CDS encoding DUF4229 domain-containing protein, with product MPTWVRYTIIRLGLFAVIFAGLLLMQVPFVIAAIVAAVCGFAIAYIFFRGQRDEIARQLAARRTRDQAAAGDERAEDV from the coding sequence GTGCCGACCTGGGTCCGATACACGATCATCCGCCTGGGGCTCTTCGCGGTCATCTTCGCGGGCCTCCTGCTGATGCAGGTGCCGTTCGTCATCGCCGCGATCGTCGCCGCCGTCTGCGGCTTCGCGATCGCGTACATCTTCTTCCGCGGGCAGCGCGACGAGATCGCGCGGCAGCTCGCCGCGCGCCGCACCCGCGATCAGGCCGCCGCGGGCGACGAGCGCGCCGAGGACGTCTGA
- a CDS encoding 1,4-dihydroxy-2-naphthoate polyprenyltransferase, producing the protein MAGAKQQRIDPRDANRAAVARPVPPKARAKAGAKKNSRPAPVKPATPGDWIRGARPQTLALAISPVALGWALSTYYVEELWTHWLRAVLCLVIAFALQIGVNFANDYSDGIRGVDGAQRQGPRRLVGSGAAKPRTVLTVAFVFFGIAAAAGLAITIVTQHWWLLAVGAVAIVAAWFYTGGKRPYGYLGLGEVVVFVFFGLVATVGTAFVLSGQVPADAWVLGSAAGAFACAVLMSNNLRDRERDAVSGKRTLAVLLPDMAARIVYVVLMLAPYGILAYLSLIYFNVAYAYFTLLGAVPAMIIAVLAKTTAEHLTVLRLTVLTSLVWGLAVAAAIAF; encoded by the coding sequence GTGGCAGGAGCGAAGCAGCAGCGGATCGACCCCCGAGATGCGAACCGGGCGGCCGTCGCCCGGCCGGTGCCGCCGAAGGCGCGCGCCAAGGCGGGGGCGAAGAAGAACAGCCGGCCGGCGCCGGTGAAGCCGGCGACCCCCGGCGACTGGATCCGCGGGGCCCGCCCGCAGACGCTCGCGCTCGCGATCTCGCCGGTCGCGCTCGGCTGGGCCCTCTCCACCTACTACGTCGAGGAGCTGTGGACGCACTGGCTGCGCGCCGTCCTCTGCCTCGTCATCGCCTTCGCGCTGCAGATCGGCGTGAACTTCGCGAACGACTACTCGGACGGCATCCGCGGCGTCGACGGCGCGCAGCGCCAGGGACCGCGCCGCCTCGTCGGCTCGGGGGCCGCGAAGCCGCGGACCGTGCTGACGGTCGCGTTCGTGTTCTTCGGCATCGCGGCGGCGGCGGGACTCGCGATCACGATCGTCACGCAGCACTGGTGGCTGCTCGCGGTCGGCGCGGTCGCGATCGTCGCCGCGTGGTTCTACACGGGCGGCAAGCGCCCCTACGGCTACCTCGGCCTCGGCGAGGTGGTCGTCTTCGTCTTCTTCGGGCTGGTCGCGACCGTCGGCACGGCCTTCGTGCTCTCGGGGCAGGTCCCGGCCGACGCCTGGGTGCTCGGCAGCGCGGCGGGCGCCTTCGCCTGTGCCGTGCTCATGTCGAACAACCTCCGCGACCGGGAGCGGGATGCGGTGAGCGGCAAGCGCACGCTGGCGGTGCTCCTGCCGGACATGGCCGCCCGCATCGTCTACGTCGTCCTCATGCTCGCGCCGTACGGCATCCTCGCGTACCTGTCGCTCATCTACTTCAACGTCGCCTACGCGTACTTCACGCTGCTCGGCGCGGTCCCGGCGATGATCATCGCGGTGCTCGCGAAGACGACCGCCGAGCACCTCACGGTGCTGCGCCTGACGGTGCTGACCTCGCTCGTGTGGGGCCTCGCGGTCGCGGCCGCGATCGCGTTCTAG
- a CDS encoding AMP-binding protein: protein MTRELRVVPAGPEVLEALRAALAGGPAILVRPSGAPPAEAGRSPELPREVPQKVALVVETSGSTGRPKRVAISADALLANAAAGQAALAAGSPGAWVLALPTHYIAGLNVLARSIAAGIDPAVVAPGPFTASAFVRAAARVAEPHPLVSLVPAQLATLLGDEPARAALSGFGAVLVGGQATPAALLDAAREAGIHVVRSYGSSETSGGCVYDGEPIGTTRMRVVDGEVQLGGPGIAEGYLGDPALSGERFLEEDGVRWFRTADAGSVDADGRLRVTGRRDDVIVSGGLKVALGDIERVAREEPRLVDAVAVAVPHPRWGERAVLVTAAPEDAELGGRLDARLAAELGPAARPLRIVWGTGIPTLASGKPDRLALHRLALDG from the coding sequence ATGACCCGCGAGCTGCGCGTCGTGCCGGCTGGCCCCGAGGTCCTCGAGGCGCTGCGGGCGGCGCTCGCGGGCGGGCCGGCGATCCTCGTGCGGCCCTCGGGTGCGCCGCCGGCGGAGGCCGGCCGGTCGCCCGAGCTCCCGCGCGAGGTGCCGCAGAAGGTGGCGCTCGTCGTCGAGACGAGCGGCTCGACGGGCCGCCCGAAGCGGGTCGCGATCTCGGCCGACGCCCTCCTCGCGAACGCGGCCGCCGGGCAGGCGGCGCTCGCGGCGGGGTCGCCGGGGGCCTGGGTGCTCGCGCTGCCGACCCACTACATCGCGGGGCTCAACGTGCTCGCGCGCTCGATCGCGGCCGGCATCGACCCGGCCGTCGTCGCGCCGGGGCCGTTCACGGCGAGCGCCTTCGTGCGTGCCGCGGCGCGTGTCGCCGAACCGCATCCCCTCGTCTCGCTCGTGCCGGCGCAGCTCGCGACGCTGCTCGGCGACGAGCCGGCGCGGGCAGCGCTCAGCGGCTTCGGCGCGGTGCTCGTCGGCGGCCAGGCCACCCCCGCGGCGCTCCTCGACGCGGCGCGCGAGGCCGGCATCCACGTCGTGCGCAGCTACGGCTCGAGCGAGACGAGCGGCGGCTGCGTGTACGACGGCGAGCCGATCGGCACGACGCGGATGCGGGTCGTCGACGGCGAGGTCCAGCTCGGCGGGCCGGGCATCGCGGAGGGCTACCTCGGCGATCCGGCGCTGAGCGGCGAGCGCTTCCTCGAGGAGGACGGCGTGCGCTGGTTCCGCACCGCCGACGCGGGCTCGGTGGATGCCGACGGCCGCCTCCGCGTGACCGGCCGCCGCGACGACGTCATCGTCTCGGGCGGCCTCAAGGTGGCGCTCGGCGACATCGAGCGGGTCGCGCGCGAGGAGCCCAGGCTCGTGGATGCGGTGGCGGTCGCGGTGCCGCATCCACGCTGGGGCGAGCGCGCGGTCCTCGTGACGGCAGCCCCTGAGGATGCGGAGCTCGGCGGGCGGCTCGACGCGCGCCTCGCGGCGGAGCTCGGCCCGGCCGCGCGCCCGCTGCGGATCGTGTGGGGCACCGGCATCCCCACCCTGGCCTCCGGCAAGCCCGACCGGCTCGCGCTGCACCGGCTCGCGCTCGACGGCTGA
- a CDS encoding 1,4-dihydroxy-2-naphthoyl-CoA synthase — protein sequence MVSELFDATRWREVDGFGELADTTYHHDTTGRIARIAFDRPEVRNAFRPRTVDELYRALDDARENPRIGVVLLTGNGPSPKDGGWAFSSGGDQRIRGRDGYKYSEDETAVRDPARAGRLHILEVQRLIRFMPKVVIALVPGWAAGGGHSLHVVCDLTIASREHGRFKQTDADVGSFDAGYGSAYFARQVGQKSAREVFFLADEYDAQRAHEMGAVNRVVPHAELESTGLAWAETILGKSPTAIRMLKFAMNAVDDGMVGQQVFAGEATRLAYGTDEAAEGRDAFLEKRDPDWGPYPWHF from the coding sequence ATGGTCTCGGAGCTCTTCGACGCGACGCGCTGGCGGGAGGTAGACGGCTTCGGCGAGCTCGCCGACACGACCTACCACCACGACACGACGGGCCGCATCGCCCGCATCGCCTTCGACCGGCCGGAGGTGCGGAACGCGTTCCGCCCGCGCACGGTCGACGAGCTGTACCGCGCGCTCGACGACGCCCGCGAGAACCCGCGTATCGGCGTCGTGCTCCTCACCGGCAACGGGCCGAGCCCGAAGGACGGCGGCTGGGCCTTCTCCTCGGGCGGCGACCAGCGCATCCGCGGCCGCGACGGCTACAAGTACTCGGAGGACGAGACCGCCGTCCGGGATCCGGCGCGCGCGGGCCGGCTCCACATCCTCGAGGTGCAGCGGCTCATCCGCTTCATGCCGAAGGTCGTCATCGCGCTCGTGCCCGGCTGGGCGGCGGGCGGCGGGCACTCGCTCCACGTCGTCTGCGACCTCACGATCGCGAGCCGCGAGCACGGCCGCTTCAAGCAGACGGACGCGGATGTCGGCTCCTTCGACGCGGGCTACGGCAGCGCCTACTTCGCCCGCCAGGTCGGCCAGAAGTCGGCGCGCGAGGTGTTCTTCCTCGCGGACGAGTACGACGCGCAGCGCGCCCACGAGATGGGAGCCGTGAACCGCGTCGTGCCGCACGCGGAGCTCGAGTCGACGGGTCTCGCCTGGGCCGAGACGATCCTCGGCAAGAGCCCGACGGCGATCCGGATGCTGAAGTTCGCGATGAACGCGGTCGACGACGGGATGGTCGGCCAGCAGGTCTTCGCGGGCGAGGCGACGCGCCTCGCCTACGGCACGGACGAGGCGGCGGAGGGGCGCGACGCGTTCCTCGAGAAGCGGGACCCCGACTGGGGCCCGTACCCGTGGCACTTCTGA
- a CDS encoding o-succinylbenzoate synthase codes for MTADVPDLRELLDGAVVVALPLRVRFRGIDEREALLMRGPEGWSEFSPFAEYDDEESAAWLRAAVDFGWSAGPAPRRDRIPVNATVPAVEATRVAEVLARFPGCRTAKVKVAERGQTLADDVARVRAAREVLGPEGRIRVDANGGWNLDEAERAAHELAPFDLEYLEQPCPGVEELAELRARLHDWQLPIAADESVRRAEDPLAVARAGAADLLVVKAQPLGGVRRALDLVAEAGLPAIVSSALDTSIGLSMGAHLAAALPELDYDCGLGTAALLAADVTASPLLPVDGAVEVRRVEPDAELLARHTASPERTAWWHERLARVHERLAG; via the coding sequence GTGACCGCCGACGTTCCCGACCTGCGCGAGCTGCTCGACGGCGCCGTCGTGGTCGCACTCCCCCTGCGTGTCCGCTTCCGCGGCATCGACGAGCGCGAGGCGCTGCTCATGCGCGGGCCCGAGGGCTGGAGCGAGTTCTCGCCCTTCGCCGAGTACGACGACGAGGAGTCCGCGGCCTGGCTCCGCGCCGCCGTCGACTTCGGGTGGTCGGCCGGTCCCGCGCCGCGCCGCGACCGCATCCCCGTGAATGCGACCGTGCCCGCCGTCGAGGCGACACGGGTCGCCGAGGTGCTCGCGCGGTTCCCGGGATGCCGCACCGCGAAGGTGAAGGTCGCCGAACGCGGGCAGACGCTCGCTGACGACGTCGCCCGCGTGCGCGCCGCGCGCGAGGTCCTGGGGCCGGAGGGCCGCATCCGCGTCGACGCGAACGGCGGCTGGAACCTCGACGAGGCCGAGCGCGCCGCCCACGAGCTCGCCCCCTTCGACCTCGAGTACCTCGAGCAGCCGTGCCCGGGCGTCGAGGAGCTCGCCGAGCTGCGGGCGCGTCTCCACGACTGGCAGCTGCCGATCGCCGCCGACGAGAGCGTCCGCCGGGCCGAGGACCCGCTCGCGGTCGCGCGGGCCGGCGCCGCCGATCTCCTCGTCGTGAAGGCCCAGCCGCTCGGCGGGGTGCGGCGCGCGCTCGACCTCGTCGCCGAGGCGGGTCTGCCGGCCATCGTCTCGAGCGCCCTCGACACGAGCATCGGCCTCTCGATGGGCGCGCACCTCGCCGCGGCGCTGCCCGAGCTCGACTACGACTGCGGCCTCGGCACGGCGGCGCTGCTCGCGGCCGACGTCACGGCATCCCCGCTCCTCCCGGTCGACGGCGCCGTCGAGGTGCGACGGGTCGAGCCGGATGCGGAGCTGCTGGCCCGGCACACCGCCTCACCCGAGCGCACGGCCTGGTGGCACGAGCGCCTCGCCCGGGTGCACGAGCGCCTCGCCGGCTGA
- a CDS encoding ABC transporter ATP-binding protein, with protein sequence MSSTVPPLPDLVLRLDGATVVRSGLALIDGVSLEVRAGEHWALIGPNGAGKSTTLALCGAQGHPTSGTVEILGGRLGRVDVQELRRRIGHVNPRHGIDVPRTVLEVVLTGITGTLDLPPRWEPSAAETARARSLVHDLGLGEVEASRWPTLSQGERGRALIARALIAEPSLLLLDEPSTGLDVAAREQLLETVDRVRRLHPEVASILVTHHLEELPESTTHAALISHGRITASGEAAGVLTTELVSAAFDHPIEVRHDAGRWSARSVRSS encoded by the coding sequence ATGTCCAGCACCGTCCCGCCCCTGCCCGACCTCGTCCTCCGGCTCGACGGTGCGACCGTCGTGCGCTCCGGCCTCGCGCTCATCGACGGCGTCTCGCTCGAGGTCCGCGCGGGCGAGCACTGGGCGCTCATCGGCCCGAACGGCGCCGGCAAGTCGACGACGCTCGCGCTCTGCGGCGCGCAGGGTCACCCCACCTCCGGCACGGTCGAGATCCTGGGCGGCCGGCTCGGCCGGGTGGACGTGCAGGAGCTGCGCCGGCGCATCGGGCACGTGAACCCGCGGCACGGGATCGACGTCCCGCGTACCGTCCTCGAGGTCGTGCTCACCGGCATCACGGGCACCCTCGACCTGCCGCCGCGCTGGGAGCCGAGCGCCGCCGAGACGGCCCGCGCGCGGTCCCTCGTGCACGACCTCGGGCTCGGCGAGGTCGAGGCGTCCCGCTGGCCGACCCTCTCGCAGGGCGAGCGCGGGCGCGCGCTCATCGCCCGCGCGCTGATCGCCGAGCCGAGCCTGCTGCTCCTCGACGAGCCCTCCACGGGCCTCGATGTCGCGGCGCGCGAGCAGCTGCTCGAGACCGTCGACCGTGTCCGCCGCCTCCACCCCGAGGTCGCGTCGATCCTCGTCACCCACCACCTCGAGGAGCTGCCGGAGTCGACCACCCACGCCGCCCTCATCTCGCACGGGCGCATCACCGCATCCGGCGAGGCGGCCGGGGTCCTCACGACCGAGCTCGTCTCGGCCGCGTTCGACCACCCGATCGAGGTGCGCCACGACGCGGGCCGCTGGTCGGCGCGGTCGGTGCGCAGCAGCTGA
- the ccsB gene encoding c-type cytochrome biogenesis protein CcsB: protein MSLIAVYSAAVVYTLAFIVYTLDLAKRSARPTAAVQEREAVLAGAGAAAAGAAAAGASDAPGASVSPYRPEQRDGGATGPADRRYQRVAFALTALAWVIHAGAVLLRGFAAERVPWANMFEFALTGTAIIAGVFLLVQVWRDLRFLGAYITGMVVLLLVSATMNFYVDVAPLPPALQSAWLVVHVLVAILATGFFAVGAGLSIVQLLQHRRDLAGGETKLGFLRTMPSAETLETLANRVIIVGFVFWTFTLIFGAIWASFAWGRYWGWDTKEVWTFVIWVVFAGYIHARATRGWAGTRSAWLALIGFAAVLFNFTVVNLFFKGLHAYSGL from the coding sequence ATGTCGCTGATCGCCGTGTACTCGGCGGCGGTCGTCTACACGCTCGCCTTCATCGTCTACACGCTCGATCTCGCGAAGCGCTCCGCCCGGCCGACGGCCGCGGTGCAAGAGCGGGAGGCGGTGCTCGCCGGTGCGGGCGCGGCCGCGGCCGGCGCGGCCGCGGCCGGCGCCTCGGATGCGCCCGGCGCGAGCGTCTCGCCCTACCGTCCCGAGCAGCGCGACGGCGGTGCGACCGGACCGGCCGACCGCCGCTACCAGCGCGTCGCCTTCGCCCTCACCGCCCTCGCCTGGGTCATCCACGCGGGCGCCGTCCTCCTCCGCGGCTTCGCCGCCGAGCGGGTCCCGTGGGCGAACATGTTCGAGTTCGCCCTCACCGGCACCGCGATCATCGCCGGCGTCTTCCTGCTCGTGCAGGTGTGGCGCGACCTCCGCTTCCTCGGCGCCTACATCACCGGCATGGTCGTGCTGCTGCTCGTGAGCGCCACCATGAACTTCTACGTCGACGTCGCGCCTCTGCCGCCCGCGCTCCAGTCGGCCTGGCTGGTCGTGCACGTGCTCGTCGCGATCCTCGCGACCGGCTTCTTCGCGGTCGGCGCGGGCCTCTCGATCGTCCAGCTGCTCCAGCACCGCCGCGACCTCGCCGGCGGCGAGACGAAGCTCGGGTTCCTGCGCACCATGCCGAGCGCGGAGACGCTCGAGACCCTCGCCAACCGCGTCATCATCGTCGGCTTCGTGTTCTGGACCTTCACCCTCATCTTCGGCGCCATCTGGGCCTCCTTCGCCTGGGGCCGCTACTGGGGATGGGACACGAAGGAGGTCTGGACCTTCGTGATCTGGGTCGTCTTCGCCGGCTACATCCACGCCCGCGCGACCCGCGGCTGGGCCGGCACCCGCTCCGCGTGGCTCGCCCTCATCGGCTTCGCCGCGGTCCTGTTCAACTTCACCGTCGTCAACCTCTTCTTCAAGGGGCTGCACGCGTACTCGGGGCTGTAG